A genomic window from Erythrobacter sp. BLCC-B19 includes:
- a CDS encoding energy transducer TonB, which yields MSYASQAQAGNKTTSIVMVALIHIAVGYLLVTGLAIDAVKQIAERVTTVEVKEEEPPPPDEPPPPPEDTPEPTSPPPPNAPPMPFDLPTNNQAETTRDPTPVAPVDPRPSTPQPAPVGPPTQPKPPSKARGVKTKGERGWAARIQEDYPRRAAQEEIEGTVGVRVTVTAEGRATNCSVSSSSGSDILDSAACKAVERYARFEPALNDAGEPISASWSTRITYKLN from the coding sequence ATGTCCTACGCTAGCCAAGCCCAGGCCGGGAACAAGACGACCTCAATCGTGATGGTGGCGCTGATCCACATCGCGGTCGGGTATCTGCTTGTGACCGGACTTGCCATTGACGCTGTGAAGCAGATTGCCGAGCGCGTCACCACCGTCGAAGTCAAGGAAGAAGAGCCGCCGCCACCGGACGAGCCGCCGCCGCCGCCGGAAGACACCCCCGAACCGACTTCGCCGCCGCCGCCCAACGCGCCGCCGATGCCGTTCGATCTGCCGACCAACAACCAGGCAGAAACCACGCGTGATCCCACGCCGGTTGCCCCCGTCGATCCGCGGCCGAGCACGCCGCAGCCGGCTCCCGTGGGCCCGCCGACCCAGCCCAAGCCGCCGTCCAAGGCGCGTGGGGTGAAGACCAAGGGTGAACGTGGCTGGGCCGCGCGCATTCAGGAAGACTATCCGCGTCGTGCTGCGCAGGAAGAGATCGAGGGCACCGTCGGTGTGCGCGTCACTGTGACCGCTGAAGGCCGCGCCACCAATTGTTCGGTCAGCTCGTCGAGCGGTTCGGACATTCTCGACAGCGCTGCCTGCAAGGCGGTGGAACGCTACGCCCGGTTTGAGCCTGCGCTCAATGATGCGGGCGAACCGATCAGCGCCAGCTGGTCGACCCGCATTACCTACAAGCTGAACTGA
- a CDS encoding MotA/TolQ/ExbB proton channel family protein — protein MNLYLLAAGAAAEAAPESKFGFVQAMKEGGPVAWSILAIMVIMSVGSFYIMFTKLFEQNKVMKQYKTVETAFWRAPSLKEGATKLEKNSAWRQLADDAVKAQEDHGKMTDSLESHDYMHGSLQRSEDSINAVLAGGLPFLATVGATAPFVGLLGTVIGIYRALINIGIAGNASIDKVAGPVGEALIMTAIGLLVAVPAVFAFNWLQGRNRKIAALLSTFSTDLLAYMNSNGAVKPAVTAAPAPAAKPAAKPAANPTLNKS, from the coding sequence ATGAACCTTTACCTTCTCGCCGCCGGCGCCGCCGCCGAAGCAGCCCCCGAAAGCAAGTTCGGCTTCGTGCAAGCCATGAAGGAAGGCGGCCCGGTCGCCTGGTCGATCCTTGCCATCATGGTGATCATGTCGGTCGGCTCGTTCTACATCATGTTCACCAAGCTGTTCGAACAGAACAAGGTGATGAAGCAGTACAAGACTGTCGAGACCGCCTTCTGGCGCGCGCCGAGCCTCAAGGAAGGCGCGACCAAGCTCGAGAAGAACAGCGCATGGCGCCAGCTGGCCGACGACGCCGTCAAGGCCCAGGAAGACCACGGCAAGATGACCGACAGCCTCGAATCGCATGACTACATGCACGGTTCGCTCCAGCGTTCGGAAGATTCGATCAACGCCGTTCTGGCCGGTGGTCTGCCCTTCCTCGCCACCGTCGGTGCGACCGCGCCGTTCGTGGGTCTGCTCGGCACCGTGATCGGGATCTACCGCGCGCTGATCAACATCGGCATCGCCGGCAACGCCTCGATCGACAAGGTCGCCGGCCCGGTCGGTGAAGCGCTGATCATGACCGCGATCGGTCTGCTCGTCGCTGTGCCTGCGGTGTTCGCGTTCAACTGGCTGCAGGGCCGCAACCGCAAGATCGCGGCGCTGCTGAGCACCTTCTCGACCGACCTGCTCGCCTACATGAACTCGAACGGCGCGGTGAAGCCGGCTGTGACGGCGGCTCCGGCCCCGGCGGCCAAGCCGGCTGCCAAGCCCGCTGCCAACCCGACGCTCAACAAGTCCTGA
- a CDS encoding ExbD/TolR family protein, with protein MAISTGGGADTPMSDINTTPLVDVMLVLLIIFLIAVPVAIQTIEKLEIPVFESVESKTKVENLLLTVSTTDDAGRAAGEPGFAGASRNGECRVYFNNITPVTSAELEKQAFERLDAIVKRAGGAENLMKNPEDIPQVHIRGDVNAPWKCVAGTIYNIQRAGYPVVGFISNPVDPGA; from the coding sequence ATGGCGATTTCTACGGGAGGCGGGGCCGATACCCCCATGTCCGACATCAACACCACGCCGCTGGTGGACGTGATGCTGGTGCTCCTGATCATCTTCCTCATCGCGGTTCCCGTGGCGATCCAGACGATCGAGAAGCTGGAGATCCCGGTCTTCGAATCGGTCGAATCGAAGACCAAGGTGGAAAACCTGCTGCTCACGGTCAGCACCACCGACGATGCCGGCCGCGCAGCCGGGGAACCGGGCTTTGCCGGCGCCTCGCGCAACGGCGAATGCCGGGTTTACTTCAACAACATCACTCCGGTGACCTCGGCCGAGCTGGAAAAGCAGGCGTTCGAGCGGCTTGACGCGATCGTCAAGCGCGCAGGCGGGGCCGAGAACCTGATGAAGAACCCCGAGGACATTCCCCAGGTTCACATCCGTGGCGACGTCAACGCGCCCTGGAAGTGCGTTGCGGGCACGATCTACAACATCCAGCGCGCTGGCTATCCGGTGGTCGGGTTCATTTCGAACCCGGTCGATCCGGGCGCCTGA
- a CDS encoding ExbD/TolR family protein → MGMSGGKLDGEPMMDMNMTPLIDVLLVLLIMFIITIPVATHSVDIDLPTPSPINNPPPIDPVKNKVVLTMNEQILWNGTVVDEGQLMTILEQTKAMAVEPELQFEPEPLASYDLSARVLQIIKGSGVTKFGFVGNDRYRDFGK, encoded by the coding sequence ATGGGTATGTCTGGAGGCAAGCTCGACGGCGAGCCGATGATGGACATGAACATGACGCCGCTGATCGACGTTCTGCTCGTTCTGCTCATCATGTTCATCATCACCATCCCGGTGGCGACCCACTCGGTCGACATCGATCTGCCGACCCCGTCGCCGATCAACAATCCGCCGCCGATCGATCCGGTCAAGAACAAGGTCGTGCTCACCATGAACGAGCAGATCCTGTGGAACGGCACGGTCGTCGATGAAGGTCAGCTGATGACCATCCTCGAACAGACCAAGGCGATGGCGGTTGAGCCGGAGCTGCAGTTCGAACCGGAACCGCTCGCAAGCTATGACCTGTCGGCCCGCGTGCTGCAGATCATCAAGGGCTCGGGCGTGACCAAGTTCGGTTTTGTCGGCAACGACCGCTACCGCGACTTCGGCAAGTAA
- a CDS encoding ExbD/TolR family protein, giving the protein MPHTVSRPNLYGPRPRPMGDMNVTPFIDVLLVLLIMLILAIPAPVNVTPVDLPKGEARLPVLESNTVTIDADDRLSWNGTAVSAKDLRAQIAAASARADQPVLRFDPDALASYDVAARTIALIREEGAESFTFVGNDRFRNLD; this is encoded by the coding sequence ATGCCGCACACCGTGTCCCGCCCCAACCTCTACGGCCCCCGCCCCCGCCCGATGGGCGACATGAACGTCACCCCCTTCATCGACGTGTTGCTGGTGCTGCTGATCATGCTGATCCTCGCCATCCCCGCCCCGGTCAATGTCACCCCGGTCGACCTGCCCAAGGGCGAAGCGAGGCTCCCGGTGCTGGAGAGCAATACCGTCACCATCGACGCCGACGACCGCCTGTCATGGAACGGAACTGCCGTCTCGGCCAAGGATCTGCGCGCCCAGATCGCCGCCGCCAGCGCGCGCGCCGATCAGCCCGTGCTGCGCTTCGATCCCGATGCCCTCGCCAGTTACGATGTGGCCGCGCGCACCATCGCCCTGATCCGCGAGGAGGGGGCGGAAAGCTTCACCTTCGTCGGCAACGACCGCTTCCGGAACCTCGACTGA
- a CDS encoding ExbD/TolR family protein, whose amino-acid sequence MPHPAMRRSPAPRRFDHGQPIRGIDTRPMLFVALFIAVVFLLAASQVPTHALLVDLRPPPANLPDEADPPIVLRIRVTPEDAILFNGVAVDSGQLEVLLNHASTLEPRALLAFEPDGNASYNLSVHTLALIQRAGMIDQWFCMDGMRQHKDFGKSYGHPMPLLFSLRLEGRPQFDVPGAEAMLPKTDTDCIPAPLHQPR is encoded by the coding sequence ATGCCCCACCCGGCGATGCGCCGCAGCCCCGCACCGCGGCGCTTCGACCACGGCCAACCGATCCGCGGCATCGACACGCGCCCGATGCTGTTCGTCGCGCTGTTCATCGCGGTGGTGTTCCTGCTCGCCGCAAGCCAGGTCCCCACACACGCGCTGCTGGTGGATCTGCGCCCCCCGCCCGCCAATCTGCCAGACGAGGCCGATCCGCCAATCGTGCTACGCATAAGGGTCACCCCTGAGGATGCCATCTTGTTCAACGGCGTGGCGGTGGATTCCGGGCAATTGGAGGTGCTGCTCAATCACGCCAGCACACTCGAACCGCGCGCGCTGCTGGCCTTCGAACCCGATGGGAACGCCTCCTATAATCTCTCTGTCCATACGCTCGCATTGATCCAGCGAGCGGGCATGATCGACCAATGGTTCTGCATGGACGGGATGAGGCAGCACAAGGACTTCGGCAAGAGCTACGGCCATCCCATGCCCTTGCTGTTCAGCCTGCGGTTGGAGGGCCGGCCCCAGTTCGATGTTCCGGGGGCCGAGGCGATGCTGCCGAAAACCGATACCGACTGCATCCCCGCACCGCTCCACCAGCCGCGCTAA